A stretch of bacterium DNA encodes these proteins:
- the pilT_4 gene encoding Twitching mobility protein: MSGVGGDGPVVELPPSPNTGVFSLDEALAKGTRAGSTDLHVRSNDYPIFRVHGRLLRDTSYPKFTPESAKALAMSIINDFHKNILEENGDVDLAYNCPDVARFRVNIFYERENIAIAFRLIPFQIPDIDKLGIPWVAKEMSNRPRGLVLVTGPTGSGKSTTLASMIRYINLNQDRNIITVEDPIEYKHDSIKSVISQREVGADTLSFQRALRSALRQDPDVILLGEMRDLETISIALTAAETGHLVFGTLHTTSAMTSMDRVIDVFPPAQQAQIRLQLSNVLVGIMSQALLPRKSGGRIVAVECLVANHGVRNLIRESKVHQIPSMMESGSKMGMQTLDMALKKLLKDDEITIETALAVSQNPQDFREYPGAAAILDARAKQGM, translated from the coding sequence ATGTCAGGTGTCGGCGGCGACGGACCCGTAGTTGAGCTTCCCCCTTCCCCAAACACCGGGGTCTTTAGTCTGGATGAAGCCCTGGCCAAGGGGACCCGCGCCGGGTCCACCGACCTGCACGTCCGCTCCAACGACTACCCCATCTTCCGGGTGCACGGGCGATTGCTGCGGGATACCAGTTACCCGAAATTCACGCCGGAATCCGCCAAAGCGCTGGCGATGAGCATCATCAATGACTTCCACAAGAACATTCTGGAAGAGAACGGCGATGTCGACCTCGCCTACAACTGCCCCGATGTCGCCCGCTTCCGCGTCAACATCTTCTATGAACGCGAGAACATCGCCATCGCCTTCCGGTTGATTCCGTTCCAGATTCCGGATATCGACAAGCTCGGGATCCCCTGGGTCGCCAAGGAGATGTCGAATCGCCCCCGCGGGCTGGTGCTCGTGACCGGGCCGACCGGGTCGGGCAAGTCGACCACGCTGGCCTCGATGATCCGGTACATCAACTTGAACCAGGACCGGAACATCATCACGGTCGAAGACCCCATCGAGTACAAGCACGACTCCATCAAGTCCGTGATCTCCCAGCGGGAGGTGGGGGCCGATACCCTCTCCTTCCAGCGCGCCCTCCGCTCCGCCCTGCGTCAGGACCCCGATGTCATCCTCCTCGGGGAAATGCGCGACCTGGAAACGATCTCCATTGCTCTCACCGCGGCGGAAACCGGCCACCTCGTGTTCGGGACGCTCCACACCACCAGCGCCATGACCTCCATGGACCGCGTGATCGACGTTTTCCCGCCGGCTCAACAGGCGCAGATTCGGCTGCAGCTCTCCAACGTGCTGGTGGGGATCATGTCCCAGGCCCTCCTGCCCCGGAAGTCCGGGGGCCGCATCGTGGCCGTGGAATGCCTCGTGGCGAATCACGGTGTCCGCAACCTGATCCGTGAGTCGAAGGTCCACCAGATTCCCTCGATGATGGAGTCCGGGTCCAAGATGGGTATGCAGACCCTCGACATGGCGCTCAAGAAGCTCCTCAAAGACGACGAAATCACCATTGAAACGGCACTGGCGGTTTCCCAGAACCCGCAGGATTTCCGGGAGTACCCCGGCGCAGCGGCGATTCTGGATGCCCGGGCGAAGCAGGGGATGTAA
- the folE gene encoding GTP cyclohydrolase 1 — protein MSDRYSPSPFTSASEDEDIRLTTTHLADCGAAEDGFDPRQLHIADFLPILQGSPESPDCATLRTAFAQRRELAQEATKGTVRTLLEQLGEDPEREGLLETPRRVMESLQFLTDGYQRDVGAIIRKALFTADADEMVIVRDTEFYSLCEHHMLPFFGRVHVGYIPDGKIVGLSKIPRVIDVFAHRLQVQERLTTQIAEALMTHLQPKGVAVVIEAQHLCMLMRGVQKYGSDTVTSAVTGTFKRDARTRNEFMEFVRRR, from the coding sequence ATGAGCGATCGCTACTCTCCCTCGCCCTTCACCAGCGCTTCCGAAGACGAGGACATCCGCCTGACTACGACCCATCTCGCGGACTGTGGTGCCGCGGAGGATGGCTTCGACCCCCGGCAGCTCCATATCGCGGACTTTCTCCCGATTCTGCAGGGCTCGCCAGAATCGCCCGACTGCGCCACCCTCCGGACCGCCTTCGCACAGCGGCGGGAATTGGCCCAGGAGGCCACGAAGGGGACAGTCCGCACCCTGCTGGAGCAGCTCGGCGAGGACCCCGAGCGGGAGGGACTCCTGGAGACCCCCCGACGAGTCATGGAGTCGTTGCAGTTTCTGACCGATGGCTACCAGCGGGATGTCGGAGCCATCATTCGGAAAGCCCTCTTCACCGCCGATGCCGACGAAATGGTGATCGTCCGGGACACCGAGTTCTACTCCCTCTGCGAGCATCACATGCTCCCCTTCTTCGGGCGGGTGCATGTTGGGTACATCCCCGACGGCAAAATTGTTGGCCTCAGCAAGATCCCCCGGGTCATCGATGTCTTCGCTCATCGGCTGCAGGTCCAGGAGCGCCTGACCACGCAGATCGCGGAAGCCCTGATGACGCATCTGCAGCCGAAGGGCGTGGCGGTAGTCATCGAGGCGCAGCATCTGTGCATGCTGATGCGGGGCGTGCAGAAGTACGGCTCCGACACGGTCACCAGCGCAGTGACCGGGACCTTCAAGCGCGATGCACGGACCCGCAACGAATTCATGGAGTTTGTCCGGCGACGCTAG
- the queD_2 gene encoding 6-carboxy-5,6,7,8-tetrahydropterin synthase yields the protein MVAIIRRETFSASHRLHNPELSDAENVALYDICNNRYGHGHNYVLEVVVEGQPDPETGYVMDLKVLRDIIREEVIDWVDHKHLNYDVPWLQGIIPTAENLAIAFWQRIAPRVRTDRAQLSRVRLAESDSNLVDYHGEVIPGWPHLKALETGWTAPEGHFVPVSAPLEP from the coding sequence ATGGTCGCAATCATCCGGCGGGAAACCTTTTCCGCCTCCCACCGACTCCACAATCCCGAGCTGAGTGATGCCGAGAATGTCGCCCTCTACGACATCTGCAACAACCGCTACGGCCACGGCCATAACTACGTCCTGGAAGTCGTGGTTGAGGGGCAACCCGATCCGGAGACGGGCTATGTCATGGACCTCAAGGTCCTGCGCGACATCATCCGGGAGGAAGTCATCGACTGGGTTGACCACAAGCATCTGAACTATGACGTCCCATGGCTGCAGGGCATCATCCCCACTGCGGAGAATCTCGCGATTGCGTTCTGGCAGCGGATTGCGCCGCGGGTCCGCACGGATCGCGCCCAGCTGTCCCGGGTCCGGCTCGCCGAGAGCGACAGCAATCTCGTGGATTACCACGGGGAGGTCATTCCAGGCTGGCCGCATCTCAAAGCGCTGGAAACAGGCTGGACGGCACCTGAGGGGCACTTTGTCCCGGTGAGTGCGCCGCTGGAACCCTGA
- the hldE gene encoding Bifunctional protein HldE — MTAADYHALTAPLRARQARGERIVFTNGCFDLLHPGHVEVLEQARALGDLLVVGLNDDDSVRRLKGPSRPLFPLTFRRAMLLALRAVDDVIPFSEDTPLALITALQPDILVKGGDYAPATVVGREVVEGRGGQVVIVPLVGSWSTTSLFERLREAQSPDTCG; from the coding sequence ATGACCGCTGCGGACTATCACGCGCTCACTGCCCCGCTGCGGGCGCGACAGGCGCGGGGCGAGCGCATTGTTTTCACCAACGGGTGCTTTGATCTGCTGCATCCCGGACATGTAGAGGTGCTGGAGCAGGCCCGGGCGCTGGGGGATCTGCTGGTGGTGGGACTGAATGATGATGACTCCGTGCGACGTCTGAAGGGTCCCTCTCGCCCTCTCTTTCCCCTCACCTTTCGACGCGCCATGCTTTTGGCACTCCGGGCCGTGGATGATGTGATCCCTTTTAGCGAAGACACCCCCCTGGCACTGATCACGGCACTGCAGCCCGACATCCTCGTGAAAGGGGGCGACTACGCCCCTGCGACCGTAGTCGGGCGTGAAGTGGTCGAAGGGCGGGGAGGGCAGGTGGTAATCGTCCCGCTGGTCGGCTCCTGGAGCACCACCAGCCTCTTCGAGCGACTGCGCGAGGCCCAGTCGCCGGATACCTGCGGCTAG
- the purD gene encoding Phosphoribosylamine--glycine ligase produces the protein MRVLILGSGGREHALTWGFHRDPAVTALHIAPGNAGTRDLATSHTWDGVTFERIHELASDIGADLIIPGSEEPLVRGLGDYCREHQLPLIGPDARAARLEGSKAYGKEFCLTFGIPTARAQVFTRPADAWDYVRDLSAPPVIKADGLAAGKGVLLPSTRQEAQEAIAALMVEARFGNAGSTIVVEERLEGFEASLMCATDGTHLVPIADAMDYKRSQDGDAGPNTGGMGVLSPHPRLDRDLQEAIATEIVQPAARGLREWQLDYRGILYIGLMITATGPQVIEFNCRWGDPETQGITPRLRTPLSTLYTAMRDGTLESLALDVADQVSVGVVLAAQGYPDTVTKGAPIDALLSLSEHPEVTLFQAGTAYKAGHLRINGGRVACLVGAGASHRDARQVAYAALEATPIPGLRWRSDIGGGA, from the coding sequence GTGCGTGTCCTGATCCTCGGCTCTGGCGGTCGTGAACATGCCCTGACCTGGGGCTTCCATCGCGATCCCGCTGTCACGGCCCTCCACATCGCTCCCGGCAACGCCGGGACCCGTGACCTCGCCACATCGCACACCTGGGATGGCGTCACCTTTGAGCGCATCCACGAGCTGGCCAGCGACATCGGGGCTGATCTCATTATTCCCGGCAGTGAAGAGCCCCTGGTGCGCGGACTCGGTGACTATTGCCGGGAGCATCAGCTTCCACTGATTGGACCGGATGCCCGGGCAGCGCGGCTGGAAGGATCGAAGGCCTACGGCAAAGAGTTTTGTCTCACCTTCGGCATCCCTACCGCCCGTGCGCAGGTTTTTACCCGACCGGCGGATGCCTGGGACTATGTGCGGGATCTCTCTGCGCCTCCCGTGATCAAGGCCGATGGCCTCGCCGCGGGTAAAGGCGTCCTCCTCCCCTCCACCCGACAGGAAGCGCAGGAAGCTATTGCGGCACTGATGGTCGAGGCGCGGTTCGGGAACGCCGGCAGCACCATCGTGGTGGAAGAACGCCTGGAGGGGTTTGAGGCGAGTCTGATGTGCGCGACCGATGGGACGCATCTCGTGCCCATCGCTGATGCCATGGACTACAAACGCTCCCAGGATGGCGATGCTGGCCCTAACACCGGCGGGATGGGGGTCCTCTCGCCCCATCCGCGACTTGATCGCGATCTGCAGGAAGCCATCGCGACAGAAATCGTGCAGCCGGCCGCCCGGGGCTTGAGGGAGTGGCAGCTCGACTATCGGGGCATTCTCTATATCGGGCTGATGATCACCGCCACTGGTCCACAGGTCATCGAGTTCAACTGCCGCTGGGGGGACCCGGAGACGCAGGGCATCACTCCCCGACTGCGGACACCCCTCTCAACGCTCTACACCGCCATGCGTGACGGCACACTCGAGTCCCTCGCTCTCGATGTTGCTGATCAGGTCTCGGTCGGGGTGGTGCTCGCGGCACAGGGCTATCCCGATACGGTCACCAAAGGGGCTCCCATCGATGCCCTCCTCTCGCTGTCAGAGCACCCGGAGGTCACGCTCTTCCAGGCGGGAACCGCTTACAAAGCTGGTCATTTGCGGATCAACGGTGGACGAGTCGCGTGTCTGGTTGGTGCGGGTGCGTCGCACCGGGATGCCCGGCAGGTCGCCTATGCCGCCCTGGAGGCGACTCCCATTCCCGGCCTCCGCTGGCGCTCAGATATCGGAGGTGGGGCATGA
- the aroB gene encoding 3-dehydroquinate synthase: MAGEQLKSLDGIRPVFDLLQERALPREGVVVAIGGGSLTDAVGFAAATWLRGVPWVAIPTTLLSMVDASLGGKVAINYGGVKNQIGAFHQPSGILLDPAVLTTLPLLEWLSGMGEVLKTACLDVTFFQWLMPRWESLLTSAAPQSDIMTVLESAIRIKGAIVMADPTEKGMRRRLNLGHTLGHALESGWEGAVPHGQCVALGLLAAAELGVEMGLTDASYATQLARLVAPLWPGNRPWPASERLSRQIAGDKKRRHNGEIRWQIPVAPGEVTERLLPWDTASWERIAAKIGARPL, encoded by the coding sequence ATGGCGGGCGAACAACTCAAGTCCCTCGATGGAATACGTCCGGTCTTCGATCTGCTGCAGGAACGCGCACTCCCCCGGGAGGGGGTCGTTGTCGCGATTGGAGGCGGGAGCCTCACTGATGCGGTCGGATTCGCCGCCGCGACCTGGCTGCGCGGGGTCCCCTGGGTCGCGATCCCGACCACGCTGTTGTCGATGGTGGATGCGTCGCTCGGTGGCAAAGTCGCCATCAACTATGGGGGTGTCAAGAACCAGATCGGCGCATTTCATCAGCCATCGGGCATCCTTCTGGATCCGGCCGTGCTCACGACTTTGCCGCTCCTGGAATGGCTCAGCGGGATGGGAGAAGTGCTCAAAACCGCCTGCCTCGATGTCACTTTTTTCCAGTGGCTGATGCCCCGCTGGGAGTCATTGCTGACGTCTGCAGCTCCACAATCGGACATCATGACCGTGCTGGAGTCGGCGATCCGGATCAAAGGGGCGATTGTGATGGCGGACCCCACTGAAAAGGGGATGCGGCGTCGGCTGAACCTGGGCCACACCCTCGGTCATGCGCTGGAGAGTGGCTGGGAGGGCGCAGTTCCGCATGGCCAGTGTGTCGCGCTGGGCCTCCTCGCAGCAGCGGAACTCGGCGTAGAAATGGGTCTGACTGATGCCAGCTACGCCACACAACTCGCCCGACTGGTAGCGCCGCTCTGGCCCGGGAACCGGCCCTGGCCTGCAAGCGAACGCTTGAGCCGACAGATCGCCGGGGACAAGAAGCGGCGACATAACGGCGAAATCCGCTGGCAGATTCCAGTGGCACCGGGGGAGGTCACCGAACGACTCCTCCCGTGGGATACGGCGTCCTGGGAGCGAATTGCCGCAAAAATCGGAGCGCGTCCTCTTTGA
- the queA gene encoding S-adenosylmethionine:tRNA ribosyltransferase-isomerase produces MALTIRDLHYDLPPEQIAQEPLEPRDASRLLVADRATGSVQHRHFRDLPELLPSPSCLVFNATRVRPARLFAQKPTGGEVEVLLLRDLGAGRWVIQCSRRKRLHPGNRLVFFDGLLGGTLVEMRTHGDDEMLVDDDRLFRALLPGWGVMPLPPYIHATLRQPERYQTVYAEREGSAAAPTAGLHFTPTLLEVLRDAGHQLVTIDLEVGLGTFEPVRVEDLTQHPIHSERGLISESAAATIQAARSAGVPVIAVGTTSTRLLEHAARQTGGFGAFAGEVDTYILPGFEFLIVDHLITNFHLPGSTLLGLVAAFAGLEQTLGWYRQAVAEGYRFFSFGDAMLIR; encoded by the coding sequence ATGGCGCTGACGATCCGCGATCTCCACTACGACCTCCCGCCGGAGCAGATCGCGCAGGAGCCGCTGGAGCCCCGGGACGCCAGCCGACTGCTGGTCGCGGACCGCGCGACCGGATCGGTGCAGCACCGGCACTTCCGCGATTTACCTGAACTGCTCCCATCGCCGAGTTGCCTCGTCTTCAACGCGACCCGGGTACGCCCGGCACGGCTCTTCGCGCAGAAACCCACTGGGGGGGAAGTCGAGGTCCTGCTGTTGCGCGATCTTGGCGCAGGACGCTGGGTCATCCAGTGCTCCCGACGCAAACGGCTACATCCCGGCAATCGACTCGTCTTCTTTGATGGCCTGCTGGGGGGGACCCTGGTGGAAATGAGGACGCATGGCGATGACGAAATGCTGGTGGATGACGATCGCCTCTTTCGTGCGCTCCTACCCGGCTGGGGAGTCATGCCCCTGCCGCCGTACATCCACGCAACGCTTCGACAGCCGGAGCGCTATCAGACGGTGTACGCCGAGCGGGAAGGCTCCGCCGCCGCGCCGACCGCCGGACTCCACTTCACGCCAACGCTGCTGGAGGTGCTGCGAGATGCGGGACACCAGCTGGTGACGATCGATCTCGAAGTGGGACTCGGTACGTTCGAGCCGGTTCGGGTCGAGGACCTGACCCAGCATCCGATTCACAGCGAGCGGGGCCTGATCAGCGAGTCGGCGGCCGCGACGATTCAGGCAGCGCGGTCCGCCGGCGTGCCGGTCATCGCGGTGGGGACCACCTCCACCCGACTCCTGGAACATGCGGCACGACAAACCGGAGGCTTCGGCGCGTTCGCGGGCGAGGTCGATACGTACATCCTGCCGGGCTTTGAGTTCCTGATCGTCGACCATCTGATCACCAACTTTCATTTGCCCGGCTCTACGTTGTTGGGGCTGGTCGCGGCCTTCGCCGGCCTGGAGCAGACCCTCGGGTGGTATCGCCAGGCGGTGGCAGAGGGGTATCGCTTTTTTTCCTTCGGCGATGCCATGCTGATTCGCTAA